Within the Endomicrobiales bacterium genome, the region AACCCGGCGAGCCAAGAATGTTAACTACAAATATACCTTTTTTGCTAAATTCAACCCTTAGCTTTGAGGCGAGCTCTTCGTTTTTACGAAATATTTCTTCTTCTAAATTTATTTGTTTAACCCGAATTTCGCAATGGGATTCGGAATTCGTCAAAAGATATGGGACATTTTTATCCGCAAAACCTTTGCTAATGGAATTACCATTCGCTGCAGTTTTGTGGCACCCCCCTCTACAGCTATCCCAGTGGGGGAGCGCTTTGGTGCTCCCCCCTATGTCAAAACTGCCTCCATCTCTTTTGTCTCTGTTCTCAAATCCATTACAAAGTTCGGGTTTAATTATTTCACTTTTCATTTTTACTTTTCTCTTTCCTTACTAACTACACTTTCCCACTTTGGCTGACCCGCCCAAAGCGGACAAGCCCGCCTTTAGCAAGGTCTATCCCTTTTGGACTGAAGTCATCCGGGAAGGCGAATCTGTCATTGCGAGAAGCGGTAGCGACGAAGCAATCTCACAACTCATCAACTACTAGATTGCCACGCTTCGCTCGCGCAATGACGCTGGATTGCCGCGGGCTAAAGCCCTCGCAATGACTAAAATTTTTATCCCAATGACTTAAGATTGCTTCACCCCTTCGGGTTTCCCGCCTTTGGCGAGGTCTAGCCAAAGTGGGAGAATTAAACCCACCAATTTCAATGGTCTCTAATGTAAAAGAAACTCATCAGCTACGCCCAATGACGGTAAGCTTTGACTAAATTGTTAAAGATCTTTTTTATCTGTGCTACCATCTTGCAAAACCACTTCTATGTTTTTTACTAAGAACTCTCTGCCTATTTCGGATGGTTCACCATCGCCATTACAAAATGGGCACTCAAAAACATAGGGTTTTCTTACAAAGAGTTTTTTGCACTTTGAGCACCGCAGCATTGGCTTTACAGTTTCAATCACCAACTCTGCGCCCTGTGATAATGTGCCAGTTGATAGCACTTCAAAATAAAGCGCTATTGAGTCACCTATAAAACCGGATTTTTCACCAACAAGAAGTGTAACTTTTTTTATTTTTGAAACGTTGTGTTTTTTTGCCGCGCTTTCACAAATTGCAATGATTTGGCGTGTAACGCCATACTCATGCACTTTGGTGCAACTCCGAAACTTTTTGGGTTACGCTTGGTGAGTAAGAATTGTTATTGGAAAGGCATTTTTTAGGACACACTTCAACGCAATTAAGGCATACTACACATTTAGTGCGAGTTATTTCCCATTTCTTTGTAGGACGGTCAACAACTATCGCATTGGTGGGGCACCTTTTTACGCATATACCGCAATGTATGCAATTTGGAAGATCTATTACTATTGAACCACGAGTATTTTTATAAACGGTTCTTTGCTTAAACGGATACATCAGCGTAGCCGGCTTTTTAAATAAACTTATTAAAATTGTTTTTACAAATCCAAATGCAAA harbors:
- a CDS encoding 4Fe-4S dicluster domain-containing protein, which produces MFAFGFVKTILISLFKKPATLMYPFKQRTVYKNTRGSIVIDLPNCIHCGICVKRCPTNAIVVDRPTKKWEITRTKCVVCLNCVEVCPKKCLSNNNSYSPSVTQKVSELHQSA
- the hypA gene encoding hydrogenase maturation nickel metallochaperone HypA, which gives rise to MHEYGVTRQIIAICESAAKKHNVSKIKKVTLLVGEKSGFIGDSIALYFEVLSTGTLSQGAELVIETVKPMLRCSKCKKLFVRKPYVFECPFCNGDGEPSEIGREFLVKNIEVVLQDGSTDKKDL